The Labrus bergylta chromosome 15, fLabBer1.1, whole genome shotgun sequence genome includes a region encoding these proteins:
- the hmgn3 gene encoding high mobility group nucleosome-binding domain-containing protein 3 isoform X1 — MPKRKSADGPEGKEASKVTKQLPTRKSARLSAKPAPPKPEAKPKKAIVKKVADDKGAKAKKGGAKGKKEDGPAQNGDTKTNEIYVSRPSVRVSSNRSTAPSLMSVRGQSETVRVKDLRYPPFNGKKVNKGIKKAPFTRN; from the exons ATGCCGAAGAGAAAG TCTGCAGATGGTCCCGAGGGCAAGGAAGCCTCCAAAGTCACAAAACAATTG CCCACCAGAAAGTCGGCGAGATTGTCAGCG AAGCCTGCTCCACCCAAGCCTGAGGCCAAGCCCAAGAAGGCCATCGTCAAg AAGGTCGCAGACGATAAGGGGGCTAAGGCAAAGAAAGGCGGAGCTAAGGGGAAGAAGGAAGACGGCCCCGCCCAGAACGGAGACACCAAGACCAATGAG atctatgTGTCTCGTCCGTCTGTCAGGGTGTCCTCCAACAGAAGCACTGCTCCCTCCTTGATGTCAGTGAGAGGGCAGAGTGAGACAGTCAGAGTTAAGG ACCTGAGGTATCCACCTTTTAATGGCAAGAAAGTGaacaaaggaataaaaaaagctcCTTTTACCC
- the hmgn3 gene encoding high mobility group nucleosome-binding domain-containing protein 3 isoform X7 encodes MPKRKSADGPEGKEASKVTKQLPTRKSARLSAKPAPPKPEAKPKKAIVKKVADDKGAKAKKGGAKGKKEDGPAQNGDTKTNEIYVSRPSVRVSSNRSTAPSLMSVRGQSETVRVKGN; translated from the exons ATGCCGAAGAGAAAG TCTGCAGATGGTCCCGAGGGCAAGGAAGCCTCCAAAGTCACAAAACAATTG CCCACCAGAAAGTCGGCGAGATTGTCAGCG AAGCCTGCTCCACCCAAGCCTGAGGCCAAGCCCAAGAAGGCCATCGTCAAg AAGGTCGCAGACGATAAGGGGGCTAAGGCAAAGAAAGGCGGAGCTAAGGGGAAGAAGGAAGACGGCCCCGCCCAGAACGGAGACACCAAGACCAATGAG atctatgTGTCTCGTCCGTCTGTCAGGGTGTCCTCCAACAGAAGCACTGCTCCCTCCTTGATGTCAGTGAGAGGGCAGAGTGAGACAGTCAGAGTTAAGG
- the hmgn3 gene encoding high mobility group nucleosome-binding domain-containing protein 3 isoform X6 → MPKRKSADGPEGKEASKVTKQLKPAPPKPEAKPKKAIVKVADDKGAKAKKGGAKGKKEDGPAQNGDTKTNEIYVSRPSVRVSSNRSTAPSLMSVRGQSETVRVKDLRYPPFNGKKVNKGIKKAPFTRN, encoded by the exons ATGCCGAAGAGAAAG TCTGCAGATGGTCCCGAGGGCAAGGAAGCCTCCAAAGTCACAAAACAATTG AAGCCTGCTCCACCCAAGCCTGAGGCCAAGCCCAAGAAGGCCATCGTCAAg GTCGCAGACGATAAGGGGGCTAAGGCAAAGAAAGGCGGAGCTAAGGGGAAGAAGGAAGACGGCCCCGCCCAGAACGGAGACACCAAGACCAATGAG atctatgTGTCTCGTCCGTCTGTCAGGGTGTCCTCCAACAGAAGCACTGCTCCCTCCTTGATGTCAGTGAGAGGGCAGAGTGAGACAGTCAGAGTTAAGG ACCTGAGGTATCCACCTTTTAATGGCAAGAAAGTGaacaaaggaataaaaaaagctcCTTTTACCC
- the hmgn3 gene encoding high mobility group nucleosome-binding domain-containing protein 3 isoform X5, with product MPKRKSADGPEGKEASKVTKQLKPAPPKPEAKPKKAIVKKVADDKGAKAKKGGAKGKKEDGPAQNGDTKTNEIYVSRPSVRVSSNRSTAPSLMSVRGQSETVRVKDLRYPPFNGKKVNKGIKKAPFTRN from the exons ATGCCGAAGAGAAAG TCTGCAGATGGTCCCGAGGGCAAGGAAGCCTCCAAAGTCACAAAACAATTG AAGCCTGCTCCACCCAAGCCTGAGGCCAAGCCCAAGAAGGCCATCGTCAAg AAGGTCGCAGACGATAAGGGGGCTAAGGCAAAGAAAGGCGGAGCTAAGGGGAAGAAGGAAGACGGCCCCGCCCAGAACGGAGACACCAAGACCAATGAG atctatgTGTCTCGTCCGTCTGTCAGGGTGTCCTCCAACAGAAGCACTGCTCCCTCCTTGATGTCAGTGAGAGGGCAGAGTGAGACAGTCAGAGTTAAGG ACCTGAGGTATCCACCTTTTAATGGCAAGAAAGTGaacaaaggaataaaaaaagctcCTTTTACCC
- the hmgn3 gene encoding high mobility group nucleosome-binding domain-containing protein 3 isoform X3 encodes MPKRKSADGPEGKEASKVTKQLPTRKSARLSAPAPPKPEAKPKKAIVKKVADDKGAKAKKGGAKGKKEDGPAQNGDTKTNEIYVSRPSVRVSSNRSTAPSLMSVRGQSETVRVKDLRYPPFNGKKVNKGIKKAPFTRN; translated from the exons ATGCCGAAGAGAAAG TCTGCAGATGGTCCCGAGGGCAAGGAAGCCTCCAAAGTCACAAAACAATTG CCCACCAGAAAGTCGGCGAGATTGTCAGCG CCTGCTCCACCCAAGCCTGAGGCCAAGCCCAAGAAGGCCATCGTCAAg AAGGTCGCAGACGATAAGGGGGCTAAGGCAAAGAAAGGCGGAGCTAAGGGGAAGAAGGAAGACGGCCCCGCCCAGAACGGAGACACCAAGACCAATGAG atctatgTGTCTCGTCCGTCTGTCAGGGTGTCCTCCAACAGAAGCACTGCTCCCTCCTTGATGTCAGTGAGAGGGCAGAGTGAGACAGTCAGAGTTAAGG ACCTGAGGTATCCACCTTTTAATGGCAAGAAAGTGaacaaaggaataaaaaaagctcCTTTTACCC
- the hmgn3 gene encoding high mobility group nucleosome-binding domain-containing protein 3 isoform X4, translating to MPKRKSADGPEGKEASKVTKQLPTRKSARLSAPAPPKPEAKPKKAIVKVADDKGAKAKKGGAKGKKEDGPAQNGDTKTNEIYVSRPSVRVSSNRSTAPSLMSVRGQSETVRVKDLRYPPFNGKKVNKGIKKAPFTRN from the exons ATGCCGAAGAGAAAG TCTGCAGATGGTCCCGAGGGCAAGGAAGCCTCCAAAGTCACAAAACAATTG CCCACCAGAAAGTCGGCGAGATTGTCAGCG CCTGCTCCACCCAAGCCTGAGGCCAAGCCCAAGAAGGCCATCGTCAAg GTCGCAGACGATAAGGGGGCTAAGGCAAAGAAAGGCGGAGCTAAGGGGAAGAAGGAAGACGGCCCCGCCCAGAACGGAGACACCAAGACCAATGAG atctatgTGTCTCGTCCGTCTGTCAGGGTGTCCTCCAACAGAAGCACTGCTCCCTCCTTGATGTCAGTGAGAGGGCAGAGTGAGACAGTCAGAGTTAAGG ACCTGAGGTATCCACCTTTTAATGGCAAGAAAGTGaacaaaggaataaaaaaagctcCTTTTACCC
- the hmgn3 gene encoding high mobility group nucleosome-binding domain-containing protein 3 isoform X2, giving the protein MPKRKSADGPEGKEASKVTKQLPTRKSARLSAKPAPPKPEAKPKKAIVKVADDKGAKAKKGGAKGKKEDGPAQNGDTKTNEIYVSRPSVRVSSNRSTAPSLMSVRGQSETVRVKDLRYPPFNGKKVNKGIKKAPFTRN; this is encoded by the exons ATGCCGAAGAGAAAG TCTGCAGATGGTCCCGAGGGCAAGGAAGCCTCCAAAGTCACAAAACAATTG CCCACCAGAAAGTCGGCGAGATTGTCAGCG AAGCCTGCTCCACCCAAGCCTGAGGCCAAGCCCAAGAAGGCCATCGTCAAg GTCGCAGACGATAAGGGGGCTAAGGCAAAGAAAGGCGGAGCTAAGGGGAAGAAGGAAGACGGCCCCGCCCAGAACGGAGACACCAAGACCAATGAG atctatgTGTCTCGTCCGTCTGTCAGGGTGTCCTCCAACAGAAGCACTGCTCCCTCCTTGATGTCAGTGAGAGGGCAGAGTGAGACAGTCAGAGTTAAGG ACCTGAGGTATCCACCTTTTAATGGCAAGAAAGTGaacaaaggaataaaaaaagctcCTTTTACCC